Proteins from a single region of Festucalex cinctus isolate MCC-2025b chromosome 19, RoL_Fcin_1.0, whole genome shotgun sequence:
- the tinagl1 gene encoding tubulointerstitial nephritis antigen-like: protein MKLLLLGALLLVVAEGNAEERSHWRRSKRELAAPLHTGGIRDPLGSYCQRRGGCCPGRDDLCTVPYLDTICYCDLFCNRTVSDCCPDFWGHCLGVEPPFIGSCERNGIKFLSGQTYKDNCNLCTCGTTGRWECEQNACLMDSNMIQAVNRGNYGWRAANYSQLYGMTLDEGIRYRLGTQRPSKSIMNMNEIQMNMDSEGDALPTSFNSADKWPGKIHEPLDQGNCAASWAFSTAAVASDRISIQSMGHMTPQLSPQNLISCDTRNQGGCAGGRVDGAWWYLRRRGVVTEDCYPYSPPQHTAAEVARCMMRSRSVGRGKRQATQRCPNAHHYQHNDIYQSTPPYRLSSDEKEIMKEIMDNGPVQAIMEVHEDFFVYKSGIYKHTDVSFTKPPHYRKHGTHSVRITGWGEQWDHDGTPKKYWIAANSWGKNWGENGYFRIARGNNECEIETFVIGVWGRVTMEDMHHHPHHHHHRRRHV, encoded by the exons ATGAAGCTCCTCCTGTTGGGCGCGCTGCTCCTAGTGGTGGCGGAGGGAAACGCGGAGGAGAGGAGCCATTGGAGGAGGTCCAAGAGGGAGCTGGCCGCCCCGCTCCACACGGGCGGCATCCGCGACCCGCTGGGCTCGTACTGCCAGCGGCGAGGCGGCTGCTGCCCGGGACGAGACGACCTTTGCACCGTGCCCTATTTGGACACCATCTGCTACTGCGACCTCTTCTGCAACCGCACCGTGTCCGACTGCTGCCCCGACTTCTGGGGACACTGTCTGGGCGTCGAGCCCCCTTTCATTG gctccTGTGAAAGAAACGGGATCAAGTTCCTCTCAGGACAAACGTACAAGGACAACTGCAACTTGTG CACGTGCGGCACCACAGGACGCTGGGAGTGCGAGCAGAACGCCTGTCTGATGGACAGCAACATGATCCAGGCCGTCAACAGAGGGAATTATGG GTGGAGGGCCGCCAACTACAGCCAGTTGTACGGCATGACGCTGGACGAGGGCATCCGCTACCGGCTGGGCACGCAGAGACCCTCCAAAAGCATCATGAACATGAACGAGATCCAG ATGAACATGGATTCCGAAGGCGACGCCTTGCCCACCAGTTTCAACTCGGCTGACAAGTGGCCCGGCAAGATCCACGAACCTCTGGACCAGGGCAACTGTGCCGCCTCCTGGGCCTTCTCAACAGCGG ccGTGGCGTCAGACCGAATCTCCATCCAGTCCATGGGTCACATGACTCCTCAGCTGTCACCGCAGAACCTCATTTCCTGCGACACCAGGAACCAGGGCGGCTGCGCCGGGGGCCGCGTTGACGGAGCCTGGTGGTATCTCCGCCGCAGGGG agtggtGACGGAAGACTGCTACCCGTACTCCCCCCCGCAGCACACGGCGGCCGAGGTGGCCCGCTGCATGATGCGGAGCCGCTCGGTGGGCCGCGGGAAGCGCCAGGCCACGCAGCGCTGCCCCAACGCGCACCACTACCAGCACAACGACATCTACCAGTCCACGCCGCCCTACAGGCTCTCGTCCGAC GAAAAGGAGATTATGAAGGAGATTATGGATAATGGCCCCGTGCAAG CCATCATGGAGGTCCACGAGGACTTCTTTGTGTACAAGAGCGGCATCTACAAGCACACGGACGTCAGCTTCACCAAGCCGCCGCACTACCGCAAGCACGGCACGCACTCGGTCAGGATCACAGG GTGGGGCGAACAGTGGGACCATGATGGCACTCCCAAAAAGTACTGG ATTGCCGCCAACTCCTGGGGCAAGAACTGGGGCGAGAACGGTTACTTCCGCATCGCCCGCGGCAACAATGAGTGCGAGATCGAGACCTTCGTGATCGGCGTGTGGGGCCGGGTCACCATGGAGGATATGCACCACcatccccaccaccaccaccaccgccgccgccacgtTTAG